CTTCGCTGCCGTAAAAGCCATGCCTAATGCATCTATTGAACATCATGAGATCGCTGTTGCCCTGAACACCCCTTCGTCCTTTTGCTCGCCCAAATAGAAACAGTATCCGACATGCGCCAAAGTACCTAATCACAAAGCCCACGACGAGGACTACCCCTCAGAGCCCCGAATCCACTCGGTAGGCTCGAATCAAAGGGACAACAATATCAGGTCAACAAAGCCAGAAATGCCATCGTCGCCCTACAGCTTAGGCTTCACAGGCCCCGTCTTGTTACCATCAGCCGCCGCGGCAGCCAGAGCCGCAGCTGTCGCCTCCTTGTTGACAACAATCTCGCCCGTCTTCGGGCCGTCGTATCCAAAGAAGATAACCTGGACCGTTAAATCATCACGGTATCTCCTCGAAAAGGGCGAAGGGAGCGTCAACAGGGCCGACACTTGTTCCTGGTTCTTGCCACCGAGGGCGTTGCGAACAAGATGTGTAGCAACATTCTTATCCTGAACCACGAACCGTTCCATCGGGTCCGTACCGGTAGCGCCCCACTGTCTCTGACGAATGGGCGTCTTATTGCCGCTATTCTTCTCTGACTCGCTGGATTCGACAGGCAGGGCTGTCTTGCTACCCTTttgcaagaaggagaaataTCCCGACGACTTGGAGCTGCTACCCGCTTGGCTCTCGATCCACTTGCCCACCAGTCCAACGACCTCCTCGTTGGTCAACATCTCCCAAAAGCCGTCTGTGGCCATGACCACAAAATCGCCCTTTTCAGGCTCGATCTTGGTCGTTGTAACGACTGGCTCGGCGGTGACATATGGGGGTGTCTTGAGAAGGGGAGAAACAGACCTACCAAAGAACTTTTCCCGAAGCTTCTCTGAAAGTTCGCGGCTCCATTTGTAGCTCGCATCGCCGAATGCGCGTGTCGGCTCAAGGCCGCCAAGTACGCGACCGTGACGAACCACATGCTCTTCACCCGGGTGTAGTTTGCGCAAGCGAGCAGCCTCGTCCGGGTTGCTACCCGTTTGGTCGGTTGATAGGGCAGTTGCCGTCCACTTTCCAGATTCGGATCGGCGACCCAACACTGCGCGCGAATCGCCAGTGCAAGCAACCCGGAGAAGCTTGGACTTGCTGTCGTAAAAGGAGAGCAGAGCACACGAGCCTGACAAGGCTGGGGCCAGATGTTCGGCAGCAACGAGCCGGTTGTTGGACTTCAGAACCCTTTGTACGCTCTGATGCACAATCTCGTCATCCAATCGGGTAAATCCGGTTTTTATGGCAGACTCAACCGCGGCGGCAGACGGGATAAGATCCGGAGAAGACTTGTAGGTCTCGTTGAGTTCGCGAGCAACGAAACTGATGAGTGCCTGGCGTAGTTTGGCCGATGTGGTCCAGCCTCTGTATGGAGTGTTGTTAGTCGTCGCTCAACAAGCACTGACTATATCAAaaatgtatatatatatatatatatatacatagTCCGCGTAGGTGAGTCACTTACGAATGGCCATCGAAAACACCCCAAAACATCCAATCGCTCGGATCACTGCTCGGAGCCTTGTTGGGCACCTCGACAATCTTTTCGGCATGGTCATCCTCGATCGGATCGTTAGAGGGCAGCTGGGCCACATCGTAGCGAACCACACCCTGACCACGGTTAACGTAGACCGACTGCTCGTACTGGCGTAGCTTCCGGGTCGCTTGCTCGGGGGACAACATCTCGACTACTCTTTCGTTATCGCTTGTGGTCTTGGAAATAGGGCCGTCTCCCACAAAGGTACCCGTGTGTAACTCGTCGGCTCCGATCACCAGGACAGACCGGGTCGGGACAGCGCCCGTagcggtggtggttgcgCTAGTCGTCGAGGCTATCGGAGACTCGCTATTGCTGTCGCCGGAGTTGTACCAGGCACCGTAGGCGACAAGCCCTGAAAGCAGGGTGACGAAAGCGCCGCGGACGTACATGGATGAACGAAGGGGCTCGGGGCGAGCATTCGAATGATGATGCGTACCTGAAGAGTCGCGCGCGCCGGTAGACGACAGGTATCTTGCGGTAGCCGTGCCGAGACGGGGATTGTAATGAGCTGTGGGGGAACCGGAACTGGCTGCCTTTGAGGACTGCAGCAGGGGGAGAGGTGATCCCCTACTGCTAACTCGTAGGCCCCGGCAGGTGCACTGGTAGCTCGCCCGTAGAGCTTTGACGGCAGCACGACGCATGGCTTTTGAGGCTGAAGACCACTCCTTCCCAAACACGGAGAGATGTAGCAAGAGATAAAAGTACGTGGTGGAGGGTCGATATGAGGCGTCTTTGGCGACTGTGATAAATGTGGGTGTTGATGGGTTCAGTCGGTCGTCCACTCGCTGGGGTCAGGCCAGTGCGAGATACGGTGCGCTGTCGCTCCGTCGCTGTCAGCGCTCAAGTGCTAAGTACGAGATTAGGTAGGTTGTGGTGACGATCGCAGTGTGCAGTCGAGTCTGGCTCGTCTGAGTCGGTGGGCGTATTGGCGTGGATTGCTCCCGGAGAAAAGGTACCAAACGCAGTGCCGGACGCTGATGGAGATGGGAGAAGTTGAAACTTGGCTATAATCTAGAGGTATTATATCGGTCTACTGTGTAAAGAGCAATTCTGTTTTGATTTGGAAAAGATGTCGGGTGGGTGTTTGTTTGTGCGAGAAAGGCGAAGGGAAGCAACATGAAAGTAACGGAGCAATGCCCTGTGTGTACCTACATATATCAGTGCACGTTCGTCCCTGAGATCGCAGTGGCCATTCCGCTGTATCACGGCCGCATTTCAGGGGTGCGTACTGTGTAGTGTTTGGTCGTTGCTCTCAACGTGCCTTCTTGTGgcgtgtagaggtaggaacgGGATCTCAAGATCGGGTCCGTGCTCGTTGCCCGGTGAGCCTGGATCTTTCCCTCACCTGGCCATCCTCAGGCGCAGGCTGGGACAGCAGGGTTCTCTTATTAGTGGACCTCACTTCCCGCCCTTGCCTAGATACCCAGGCCGGACCCCAGAACGACTACAACATCCCGGACAACTTGAACCTCGTTCCGTCATCCCACCCCGGAAACTCACATGTGATACACCGAGAAGTGTTATTCTCGTCTTTTCAGAAAAGCTCCATTCAGTTTGTAGCTATTGCAGCTGCTGGACTGCTGCACAAGCTTCCTTTCACATCACCTCGTGGACTCTCATTCCAGTGGAGGtaacatcctcctcctgaAG
The Neurospora crassa OR74A linkage group II, whole genome shotgun sequence DNA segment above includes these coding regions:
- a CDS encoding phophatase 2C family protein — its product is MRRAAVKALRASYQCTCRGLRVSSRGSPLPLLQSSKAASSGSPTAHYNPRLGTATARYLSSTGARDSSGTHHHSNARPEPLRSSMYVRGAFVTLLSGLVAYGAWYNSGDSNSESPIASTTSATTTATGAVPTRSVLVIGADELHTGTFVGDGPISKTTSDNERVVEMLSPEQATRKLRQYEQSVYVNRGQGVVRYDVAQLPSNDPIEDDHAEKIVEVPNKAPSSDPSDWMFWGVFDGHSGWTTSAKLRQALISFVARELNETYKSSPDLIPSAAAVESAIKTGFTRLDDEIVHQSVQRVLKSNNRLVAAEHLAPALSGSCALLSFYDSKSKLLRVACTGDSRAVLGRRSESGKWTATALSTDQTGSNPDEAARLRKLHPGEEHVVRHGRVLGGLEPTRAFGDASYKWSRELSEKLREKFFGRSVSPLLKTPPYVTAEPVVTTTKIEPEKGDFVVMATDGFWEMLTNEEVVGLVGKWIESQAGSSSKSSGYFSFLQKGSKTALPVESSESEKNSGNKTPIRQRQWGATGTDPMERFVVQDKNVATHLVRNALGGKNQEQVSALLTLPSPFSRRYRDDLTVQVIFFGYDGPKTGEIVVNKEATAAALAAAAADGNKTGPVKPKL